In the genome of Candidatus Babeliaceae bacterium, one region contains:
- a CDS encoding prepilin-type N-terminal cleavage/methylation domain-containing protein codes for MAKAVQKKNGLMSGISRGFSLLELVIVIAIIAIIGVVAIPRFSAKKTEKIDTFFSQLNVLTKMAHTNAQITGAVHRILFDVAHDIIIIEKTTGAKTASGDLVFEPIKSEYLKNSIAWPDDYDLRNFYIKGADELKGGKTNKVWFYIVPEGVGQQIVINIAARNDSGLWSFVLNPFTLQFKKYDEIQKPSA; via the coding sequence ATGGCGAAGGCAGTCCAGAAGAAGAATGGATTAATGTCTGGGATATCTAGAGGCTTTAGTCTTTTAGAACTTGTTATTGTTATCGCAATTATAGCGATCATTGGTGTTGTCGCCATCCCGCGTTTTTCTGCCAAGAAAACCGAAAAAATTGATACATTTTTCTCACAGCTCAATGTATTAACCAAGATGGCGCACACCAATGCGCAGATAACCGGCGCCGTTCATCGCATTCTATTTGATGTTGCTCACGATATCATTATCATTGAAAAAACGACCGGCGCAAAAACTGCCAGTGGTGATCTTGTATTTGAGCCGATAAAATCAGAATACCTCAAGAATAGTATTGCGTGGCCAGACGATTATGATCTGCGTAATTTTTATATAAAAGGCGCAGACGAGTTAAAGGGCGGAAAAACCAACAAAGTATGGTTTTATATTGTACCAGAAGGCGTTGGCCAACAAATTGTAATTAATATCGCAGCAAGAAATGATAGTGGGTTGTGGAGTTTTGTATTAAATCCTTTTACGCTTCAGTTTAAAAAATATGATGAAATCCAAAAGCCCTCAGCCTAA
- a CDS encoding prepilin-type N-terminal cleavage/methylation domain-containing protein, with protein sequence MKSKSPQPNGFSLVEVVIALTVFAMIMTSLLALQGTLTTTLARASRRISSCMHVKNFFYEIERKKKESDAKISSEEKKTEAGILTYSEEPLGKDSAFKKLKNLVINKVELRSTLGGRSQLVYIKHAGEKHE encoded by the coding sequence ATGAAATCCAAAAGCCCTCAGCCTAACGGCTTTTCACTCGTAGAAGTTGTTATTGCACTGACCGTATTTGCAATGATCATGACATCATTGCTCGCCCTTCAAGGAACATTGACAACAACGCTGGCAAGAGCGTCGCGCAGAATCAGTTCTTGCATGCACGTAAAAAACTTTTTTTATGAAATAGAACGCAAAAAAAAAGAATCTGATGCAAAAATATCTTCAGAAGAAAAGAAAACTGAAGCAGGAATATTGACCTATTCTGAAGAACCACTGGGCAAAGACTCTGCTTTTAAAAAACTAAAAAATCTTGTTATTAATAAAGTTGAACTGCGTAGCACATTAGGGGGCAGATCCCAGCTTGTATATATAAAACATGCAGGAGAAAAGCATGAATAA
- a CDS encoding ankyrin repeat domain-containing protein: protein MKDLAEEFKKPVNKDFVLQLTSFGNSIADFEFLINILRSTKEHVIVYAGGLHCEKVSQWLKNLDGYGYNLITDLGFNVPNVYGITISHRAWDYLLEKPIQSFNNYKRHGNRPFINVVTEQSDVFKKFVQLCNLLDPKPNTKTLERLQLIKNIFNPRSDTKILEQLQQFFKKADTTFVNFIEARIPKYDNQTLLFATVNRGLIKSTDFLLKHGARANVRDDKGQTPLFYAGPYPEIVKLLLESGADTSVKNNAHQSVIDYLDLQANTTAESRDLVENKPPLPKETKPKIKPVFKKPSFGWYAWLEKTKRSFARWIGWSKSQPKASTTKKTQTTLRDLD, encoded by the coding sequence GTGAAAGATTTAGCTGAAGAATTTAAAAAACCAGTTAACAAAGACTTTGTATTACAACTTACATCTTTTGGGAATTCTATAGCAGATTTTGAATTTCTCATTAATATATTACGTTCAACTAAAGAGCATGTCATCGTATATGCTGGTGGCCTTCATTGCGAAAAGGTTTCTCAATGGCTCAAAAATCTTGATGGATATGGGTATAATCTTATCACCGACCTTGGTTTCAATGTACCAAACGTTTATGGTATAACAATTTCTCATAGGGCATGGGATTATTTACTCGAAAAACCAATTCAATCATTCAATAATTATAAACGACATGGAAATCGCCCTTTTATTAATGTTGTGACAGAGCAATCGGATGTATTTAAGAAGTTTGTACAACTTTGTAATCTCCTTGACCCTAAACCAAACACAAAAACGCTTGAACGATTGCAGCTCATTAAGAATATTTTCAATCCTAGATCAGACACAAAAATACTTGAACAGTTACAACAATTTTTTAAAAAAGCTGACACAACATTTGTTAATTTTATAGAAGCACGCATACCAAAATATGATAACCAAACCCTTTTATTCGCTACCGTTAATCGGGGGTTAATTAAATCTACCGATTTTTTACTCAAACATGGTGCACGCGCTAATGTACGAGATGACAAAGGGCAAACGCCACTTTTTTATGCAGGGCCATATCCAGAAATCGTTAAACTATTACTCGAATCCGGCGCCGACACTTCTGTAAAAAATAATGCTCATCAATCAGTTATCGACTATTTAGATTTGCAAGCCAACACTACCGCTGAAAGCAGAGATTTAGTTGAAAATAAACCACCGCTTCCAAAAGAAACTAAACCTAAAATCAAGCCCGTATTTAAAAAACCATCATTTGGTTGGTATGCATGGCTTGAAAAAACAAAAAGATCTTTTGCCAGATGGATTGGCTGGTCAAAATCCCAACCAAAAGCATCAACGACCAAAAAAACACAAACAACTCTACGCGATCTTGATTAA
- a CDS encoding prepilin-type N-terminal cleavage/methylation domain-containing protein, with the protein MNKRGFSLIELVIAMAVGSVILFAVYQTFNQIQKAALRLDAVLIKDTMIMPLYNQLEKDISAIYVPVPLPAGPAPAQVAPVQASPAKPEEKKELEKIFYTTSKDSGLQELTFITTTPLVGYDEVAPRLVRVTYALKQEPDNVYTLTRTESSQLAYKPEKATPTKSYDIAQGIKKITLTLYVFSEQKKDEKTEYKTVSEWSSEEQFKKIKKHVPDYISLTITWHDAVLRKERNFIIELPIIAQERIAEEKPAGAGPTPTEQAPKLPQKPLGS; encoded by the coding sequence ATGAATAAGCGCGGGTTTAGCTTAATAGAACTGGTAATTGCTATGGCCGTAGGTTCAGTCATTCTGTTTGCCGTATATCAAACATTTAATCAAATACAAAAGGCTGCACTACGCCTTGACGCAGTACTCATCAAAGATACCATGATCATGCCACTCTATAACCAATTAGAAAAAGATATTTCTGCTATCTACGTACCCGTGCCACTCCCAGCAGGACCAGCGCCAGCACAGGTAGCACCTGTACAGGCGTCGCCTGCAAAACCAGAAGAAAAAAAAGAATTAGAAAAAATATTTTATACAACAAGCAAAGATTCAGGGCTACAAGAATTAACGTTTATAACAACGACGCCGTTAGTTGGCTATGATGAAGTCGCACCACGACTTGTACGTGTAACATACGCTTTAAAACAAGAACCTGATAACGTATACACACTCACGCGCACTGAATCCTCACAGCTTGCGTACAAACCAGAAAAAGCAACACCTACAAAATCGTATGATATTGCCCAGGGGATTAAAAAAATTACCCTAACATTATATGTTTTTTCTGAGCAAAAAAAAGATGAAAAAACAGAATACAAAACAGTATCAGAATGGTCATCTGAAGAACAGTTTAAAAAAATAAAAAAACACGTTCCCGATTATATTAGTCTTACTATTACATGGCATGATGCTGTGTTGCGCAAAGAACGGAATTTTATTATTGAGTTGCCTATTATAGCGCAAGAAAGAATTGCAGAAGAAAAGCCAGCGGGCGCTGGACCAACACCTACTGAGCAGGCGCCAAAACTACCACAAAAACCACTAGGGTCATAA
- a CDS encoding ankyrin repeat domain-containing protein, with the protein MSLLKQKVITFFSIMLLCYSFITLSYPYRFQRLISLEKDGKTIKKCVDFIYDFHIKVPDFAKRPSIKKVKEGLLKVDEQHALSTTERTLLAALRTLNQPGDAKIDLLWEFVPGSEKVSAAETHFLLYGGKILSQESKDANTITFINSDTYRTKKAFGALFNLAYIDSKHGLSSDALNAITIKELLESLDAFFDDTPCDTNTDRQFCDLSKITDTEIYEVAKKNWLDFKKIYETKARPIFSNILQRNSNATGEELRQQLLKEKNLNESGNIATMYNFMANFEFIINVLSTSKKHVIVYAGGLHCEAISRGLQNKNAYGYNLIIDLGSNKISFISPVISYRAWDYLLETPLQSFNNYKRHGNRPFINIVTPQSDVFQDFSKVRELLVQTSNRRMIEQLQSAAKNIVNPKPDTKMLEQLQQFFKKADKTFVNFIEWRIPEYDNQTLLFATVILGWVKSTEFLLKHGARANVRDNKGQTPLFYAGPYPEIVKLLLAFGADVSVKNNNNQLIVDYLNMQKNTAPESKDLVINNKPQLPKKTAPKSKVSVTKDQPPSALNDLD; encoded by the coding sequence ATGAGTTTATTGAAACAAAAAGTAATTACGTTCTTTTCGATTATGTTGCTCTGTTACTCTTTCATAACCCTCTCCTATCCCTATCGATTCCAACGCTTAATATCGCTTGAAAAAGACGGTAAAACTATAAAAAAATGTGTCGACTTCATATACGATTTTCATATTAAGGTACCCGATTTTGCCAAAAGGCCATCGATAAAAAAAGTCAAAGAAGGTCTCTTGAAAGTAGACGAACAACACGCGTTATCAACAACAGAACGAACGTTACTGGCTGCATTAAGAACTTTGAATCAACCAGGGGACGCAAAGATCGATCTTTTGTGGGAATTTGTACCTGGCTCTGAAAAAGTTTCTGCAGCAGAAACACACTTTCTACTTTACGGCGGTAAGATTTTATCACAAGAATCCAAAGACGCTAATACTATTACATTTATTAATTCCGATACATATAGAACGAAGAAAGCCTTCGGTGCTCTTTTCAATCTTGCATACATAGATTCTAAGCACGGTCTTTCATCTGATGCACTTAATGCTATTACCATTAAAGAGCTCCTAGAGTCTTTAGATGCATTTTTTGATGATACGCCGTGCGACACAAATACCGATCGACAATTTTGTGATTTATCTAAAATTACAGATACAGAGATCTATGAAGTTGCAAAAAAAAATTGGCTTGATTTTAAAAAGATTTATGAAACAAAAGCGAGGCCCATTTTTAGCAATATTTTACAACGCAATAGCAATGCTACCGGAGAAGAGCTCAGACAACAATTGCTTAAAGAAAAAAATTTAAATGAATCAGGCAACATAGCTACTATGTATAACTTTATGGCGAATTTTGAATTTATTATTAATGTATTAAGCACTTCTAAAAAACATGTCATAGTATATGCTGGTGGTTTGCATTGCGAGGCTATTTCTCGGGGACTCCAAAATAAAAATGCATATGGATACAATCTTATTATTGACCTTGGCTCTAATAAAATTAGTTTTATTAGTCCTGTAATTTCTTATAGAGCATGGGATTATTTGCTCGAAACGCCTCTTCAATCATTTAATAATTATAAACGACATGGCAATCGCCCTTTTATTAATATCGTGACACCGCAATCAGATGTGTTTCAGGATTTTTCAAAAGTCCGTGAACTTCTTGTCCAGACATCAAACAGAAGAATGATTGAACAATTACAAAGCGCTGCTAAAAATATTGTTAATCCTAAACCAGATACAAAAATGCTTGAACAGTTACAACAATTTTTTAAAAAAGCGGACAAAACATTTGTTAATTTTATAGAATGGCGTATACCAGAATATGATAATCAAACCCTGTTATTTGCTACCGTCATCCTGGGATGGGTTAAATCAACCGAATTTTTACTCAAACATGGTGCACGTGCTAATGTACGGGACAACAAAGGACAAACGCCCCTTTTTTATGCCGGACCGTATCCAGAAATTGTTAAACTATTACTCGCCTTTGGCGCTGATGTCTCTGTAAAAAACAACAACAATCAGCTCATTGTTGATTATTTAAATATGCAAAAAAACACTGCCCCTGAAAGCAAAGATTTAGTTATAAATAATAAACCACAACTTCCAAAAAAAACTGCGCCTAAAAGCAAAGTTTCTGTTACAAAAGACCAACCGCCCTCGGCGCTCAATGATCTTGATTAA